A DNA window from Bacteroides cellulosilyticus contains the following coding sequences:
- the ltrA gene encoding group II intron reverse transcriptase/maturase translates to MKERMQKISTLSDNYRQKDRTESESYVGVQTFIGITENHLVEVQFTKDDLLERILSPANMNRAYKQVVSNGGSGGVDKMETEDLLPYLKFHKDELINSLLDGIYRPNPVRRVEIPKDGGKKRQLGIPTVVDRLIQQSISQVLSPLYERHFSDNSFGFRPKRSAHQALQRAQSYISDGYRYCVDLDLERFFDTVNHSKLIEILSRTVKDGRVISLIHKYLISGVMVGGHYESRAHGTVQGGPLSPLLSNIMLHELDIELASRGHKFVRYADDCMIFCKSKRSVLRVKESITTFLERHLFLKVNVDKTSVGYIRGMKFLGYSFYVHKGECRLSVHPKSYLKLKTRLKELTGRSNGMGYDKRKVELRLFIRGWIDYFQLADMQSYLKRIDEWLRRRIRMCIWKCWKKIRTKFVNLQKCGISRFYAWQHANTRLGYWSVAGSRILTSAMNNDKLKLSGYPTLMEYYSKLHRR, encoded by the coding sequence ATGAAGGAACGAATGCAGAAAATATCAACATTGAGTGATAACTACCGGCAGAAGGATAGGACGGAATCCGAAAGCTATGTCGGAGTGCAGACTTTTATTGGGATAACTGAAAACCACCTCGTGGAAGTGCAATTTACCAAAGATGATTTATTAGAGCGCATCTTGTCACCTGCGAACATGAACCGTGCTTACAAACAGGTTGTGTCCAATGGCGGCAGTGGAGGTGTCGATAAGATGGAAACGGAAGATTTACTTCCTTACCTTAAATTCCATAAGGATGAGTTGATAAACTCTTTGCTTGACGGTATCTACCGTCCCAATCCTGTTCGCCGGGTTGAAATTCCCAAAGATGGAGGTAAGAAGCGTCAATTAGGTATTCCCACCGTTGTTGACCGTCTTATTCAACAATCCATCAGCCAGGTGCTTAGTCCACTTTACGAACGTCACTTCAGTGACAACAGTTTTGGTTTCCGGCCTAAACGGAGTGCTCACCAGGCCTTGCAGCGTGCCCAATCATATATCAGTGACGGTTACAGATACTGTGTTGATTTGGACTTGGAAAGGTTCTTCGATACGGTCAACCATAGCAAGCTGATAGAGATTTTGTCTCGCACAGTGAAGGATGGTCGTGTTATCTCCCTCATCCATAAATACCTTATCTCTGGTGTAATGGTGGGTGGACATTACGAAAGCCGTGCTCATGGCACCGTCCAAGGTGGTCCTTTGAGTCCGTTGCTGAGCAACATCATGCTCCATGAATTGGACATTGAGTTGGCATCTCGTGGTCACAAGTTTGTTCGTTATGCTGATGACTGCATGATTTTCTGTAAGAGTAAACGTTCTGTGTTACGTGTAAAGGAGAGTATAACTACTTTTCTTGAGAGGCACCTTTTCTTAAAGGTTAATGTAGATAAGACTAGCGTTGGTTATATTCGCGGAATGAAGTTTTTGGGATACTCATTTTATGTTCATAAAGGAGAGTGTCGCCTATCTGTCCATCCTAAAAGCTATCTTAAATTGAAAACTCGGTTGAAAGAGTTGACAGGAAGAAGTAATGGTATGGGCTATGATAAACGCAAGGTGGAACTTCGTCTGTTTATACGAGGGTGGATAGACTACTTTCAGTTAGCAGATATGCAGAGTTATTTGAAACGAATAGACGAATGGCTTCGCCGTAGAATACGGATGTGCATCTGGAAATGTTGGAAGAAGATTAGAACGAAGTTTGTAAACTTGCAGAAGTGTGGTATCAGTAGGTTTTATGCTTGGCAACATGCCAATACTCGATTGGGATATTGGAGTGTAGCCGGTAGTCGCATACTTACCTCTGCAATGAACAATGACAAATTGAAACTATCGGGATACCCTACCTTGATGGAGTATTACAGTAAATTGCATCGCAGATAA
- a CDS encoding uracil-DNA glycosylase, which produces MNVQIEESWKARLEPEFEKDYFHTLTDFVREEYSHYPIYPPGKLIFNAFNLCPFDKVKVVIIGQDPYHGPGQAHGLCFSVNDGVRFPPSLINIFKEIKDDIGTDAPTTGNLTRWAEQGVLLLNATLTVRAHQAGSHQNRGWETFTDAAIRVLAEQREHLVFILWGSYAQRKGAFIDRSKHLVLTSAHPSPLSAYNGFFGNKHFSRANAYLKEHGEQEIAW; this is translated from the coding sequence ATGAACGTTCAAATAGAAGAAAGTTGGAAAGCACGTTTGGAACCGGAATTTGAAAAAGATTATTTTCATACACTAACGGATTTTGTACGGGAAGAATACAGTCATTATCCGATATACCCTCCGGGAAAGCTCATATTCAACGCTTTCAATCTTTGCCCATTCGATAAGGTGAAAGTAGTTATCATCGGTCAGGACCCTTACCACGGTCCCGGACAAGCTCATGGTTTATGCTTTTCTGTGAACGACGGAGTTCGTTTCCCTCCTTCATTGATTAATATATTCAAAGAAATAAAAGATGATATTGGTACAGATGCTCCCACCACTGGAAATCTGACCCGCTGGGCCGAGCAAGGCGTCCTGCTCCTGAATGCAACCTTAACTGTCCGTGCCCATCAGGCAGGTTCTCATCAGAACCGCGGCTGGGAGACTTTTACGGACGCCGCCATACGTGTCCTTGCCGAACAGCGTGAACACCTCGTATTCATCCTCTGGGGATCTTATGCACAGCGTAAGGGTGCATTCATCGACCGGAGCAAGCATCTTGTTCTGACTTCTGCACATCCCTCTCCCCTATCTGCCTACAATGGCTTCTTTGGAAATAAGCATTTTAGCAGAGCGAATGCCTA